The genome window GGTAAAATGGGAGGGGAATGGATTCCTGTTTCTCCAAGTGCAGCAGCGTGATGAATGACAGCAAAGTTTTCTCCAGTATAGAGCGTTCCTTCAGCGGTTATGTGCCAGGTGCTGAGGGTTGCTGGTTTCAGGTTACTGGTTGCTGGTTCTTTAGGTGTAACGGCGTGATTGATTCCCGGTTCTTCCCGTGCAACAGTAATACTGTCAGCAGGCTTCTCCGAAGAGCAGGAGGAGAGTTCGGTTGCTAATCTTTTCTTTTCTTCGAGCTTTTTGATCCAGGCTTCTTTTGCTTCACAGGCTTTGCGTTCTTTTTCTGCTTTGATGAGTTCCGGATATTTGGGTTTGCCGTATTTATCACGCTTGCGCATCATGGCTTCGAGGGATACTACCCTTCTCTTCCTGATCTTTTTTGGTTTGGGCTGGAAGATGGGATTGTTGGGATCAACTGCTTTTATTTGTTCCCAGTATTCCACGTAACATTTCCAAAGTATCTGTTTTACCTGTTCATCCGTATAAGGATTCTTTTTCAAGAGTGTAAATGCTTCACCGGTAAAGGAGCGGTACATCCAGAACTGGCGCCAGCCGGGTGGCAGGGCTTTGTAGATCTGTGAGCCGATCTTTGAGGCGCGGGCCAGCAGGCTGGCATAGGCCATCGTCCACTTGAATTCATCACTGGTTTTGACCCGCTCACTGGTGAGGGAGCTTTGGGCACGGGCGTAATACTGCCCGTCCATTTTATAGAAGGTGATGCCATGCATGGTGCCTTCAAAGCGGCAGAGTCCGGCGATTTGTTTTGCCATAGATTTGGATTATATGTATAAATTTATGCATATTTATTGTCCGAACCAAGATTTGGGGGATTAATGGGATTTATGGGATTGGGAGGAGAGACCGGGCGCGGTTTTGGGGCTAAAAGCCCCGTAATAGGCCTTCGAGGCTAAAAGCCTCGAAGAGCTGCGGCACTAAGGGTTTGGAGGGCACAAGTACTCTTCCGCACAGCGCCAGGCGGCCTACTTGCGCCAGTTTGAAGAATAGTAAAGTAATTGATTGTAAAACAGTTGAACGTTTACCCAGATGTTTATGCGGGAGATGTGACGAGGTTGCGATTTTAGTAAAATGCGCCTTTAATATATCGTTGGGTTAAGGTTGGTATAGCTTTGCTATTTAGTACCCATTTAGTATCCCCTTACTATCCCAGGCGGAGGAGCGGGAAAGGACGCCATGCTGTATTTACTAAATTATTATATCTGAAAAGTAATATTGCCGGACCGGAAAGCTTGTGCAACTTTATTTTACCTAAGTGGTTATACAGGAAATCCTTTATTGCATTTTCCCGTATATCCTTATAGGGCTATAAAAATGCTCAGCGGCATGGAAGCGTATATTACTTACCTTTTGGCAGACATCCTGGAAGCCGAACGTCAGGGGCAACCCGCCTCCCCTTCTATTTACCCGGAGGTGGTAGAAGATTATGCGGAAGATGCTGAGCGATGGCCGGAGAGTGATCCTGTTTATACTTTTGGATATTATTGCGGATTATCGCCGGAGCAATTCCCTCCTGCTCATTTATTGTCCAGCCAGCAAATGGAAAAGCTGTGCGACGCTTTCGGCAAGATGATGTTCACCTGGAACCTGGATACAGATATCCCGGATGATGTGCCGGTCAGCAAAAAATATCAACTGCTGGTAAGTACACTGGATATTAAAACGGATATTAACAATAGTAGTCTGACCACTTTTGAGCTATGCAGTTATGATCCTCCCTCCTGCCCCATGGGCGAATACTGCACGTGTAAGGAGTTCCTGACTGATGATGCCCTGGAAAATATTGATGATTATTTGTATGGTGAGTAATGGGATCTTCTGCTGAGCGCCACCTATCTTATTGAATAAACAAATTTAGCTTTAAAGAAGTAGCTCCGTTAATCAACTCCGGCTCAAGCGCCACGTTATGGAAGCGCAACCCCGGCAGGGTTATCTTAAAGGTAACTTTGTCAAAGAATTCACTGTTTCTTTGCACCAGGTATCCAATGGCTACACTGTTTGAAATGGCCAGGCGTGAAGGATCCGTCTTCGACGAAGTCCCAAATGTATACCGCCCACAAATAAAGGTGTTGCTCTCTATCAACCCCTTACCGGTGGCAACGTTCCGCGTGTACAAAGGATAGGCATCCACATACAGTGCTACGGACCACCATTTCCGTTGATTCATCATTCGCCTCATCTCCACCCCACCTGCAACAGAAGGTATCCAGCTATCATACACATATTGAAGGCCAAAAGTAGAATAAAGCGAAAGGAAGGTGCCATTCCCTGTTAGCAGGCCCTCCTTCTTCTGAGGAGCAACCCGTTTCTGCTCTTTCAGATTATACCAGGCATCCATGCGCAGGGCAGGATTGGTATTTTTTGCATAGCCAGACTTCCGCACATCCTCCCACACGAGGCTGGTAGCTGCCTGCAACTCACCATCCGGCAGGGATTCTATATCTGTAATGTTATTCAATACCAGCATAATAAAATAAGGTATGGCTGTAGTATCTCCTTTCCTGCGCCTGGCCGGTGGCGGGGTTAGCTGCTTAATCCGTAAAGTGTCCTGTGCCGTTTTGAGTTGCAGAATTTCATTGCCTGTTATGCTGTACATGCTTCCGTTTTGATGATATTCGGTTATTCTTATCCGCTCATCTAACCCGGTGGTGTAATAGTCTACCCGGCGGCTTACCAGTGGTTTGGAAAGACTGTCGCGGAAGGGAGCCAACGCGGTCCAAATAGCTTTTACGAGCGAATCGGTGTTGGGCACAGCAGCCACCTGTGCAAGATTGGTAAACTCAAATATGATCTTGTTCCCCGCTTTCAGGTCAATTACAGCACGCAGGGGCAGTTCACCTGGGGGAGGCGTGTTGAAGTGTGCTTCCATGTTTGATTTAGTGGTCTGGGCATAGAGATCCTGTGTGGCGCTTGCCAGTGCAAGCACCATGATCCATACAATTTGTTTCATATTTACTCTTTGGTGATTTGAACGGATTTTAAAAAACTTCGTGGCGGAGCTCCTACGAAAAGTGTGTTTTCGTTGAGTATTATATCGTTTGCAGCATTTTTGGGCGAAAACCGGAAGGAAGACAGCAGTGGCTTTTTCTTCACCACCTGTTGCGCTGTTATGGCATCATTCCTGTTATTATCCAGTTCATTGATATGCGCAATACCAAACCTCGGCTTCCTTACTGTTTTTGTCACCAGCAAACTGTCTACAGCCAGTGGCATAGCAGTAAGCTGTTGGTTATTGCTATCCGTTACAGCAGCCATAGCCTTGTTGGCGCTAATAAGCTCTACCACCATACTGTCCTGCTTCACCGGATTACCGGTTGTGGTATGAGCAGCACCGGGCCGTTTTACAACAGTGTTTGCAGACTGCTGTACCGGAGTTTCTGGCAGGATGGCTTTTTGCGTGGTATCGCGACCTATTGTTGTGCTACTTTGGTTCGAAACAGGCATCTTTTTCTCTGATACCGGGGGTTCCACTTTTTTATCATTCAGCCACCACCAGCCAGCCAAGAGTAATAATACAGCCGCAGCAGCCCCATACAGCCAGCCCATGGGCTTGCGTTTCTTTTGCTTTTCCTTTAAACGGGTTTCTACCTGCTCCCATACGAGGGCCTGGCGGAACCGGAAGCTATCGGGCACCTGGCACAATTTATCGAGCTGCTCCCGTATACTGCTATCTTGCTTTCCGGGTTCCATAAGCGGCATTGTTTTTAATAAGCAATTGTTGTAATACTAACCTGGCCTTGCTCAACTGTGATTTGGAAGTTCCCTCGCTGATGCCCAGTAGTGCGGCAATTTCGCGGTGTGTCATCTCTTCCAGTACGAACAGGTTAAACACTGTTCGATAGCCCACCGGTAGTTCTGTTATCAATTGTATGATCTCTGCGGCCTCCAGGCGATCCAGCATGTTATCATCGCCGGCTATCTCGGGTATTTCATCCATGGTCACCTGCAAAAAGCTATTGGCGCTACGCAGTTCCATCAGGCATTCATTGATCACAATCTTTTTAAGCCAGGCAAAGGTGGCCCTTTCATTCACATAGGTAAACTGGTGTAGCGACCGGAAGAATTTCAGAAAACCGTTCATGAGCATTTCCTCGGCCAGTTCGTCGGTCTTTACATAACGCCTGCATACCAGGAAAAGCCGTGCGGCATATTGCTCGTACAGGGCCTGCTGGGCAGTACGGTTATTCTGTTGGCATTTCCTGAGCAGTGTTTCCAGTTCCATGTTTAGGCGTGGCTTACGAATATAAATGCAATCCACGACGAAAGGGTTGCCCGGAGGAAAAAGAAGTTTATTATAGGTATGTTGTCGAGATTTACTGTTCTTCCGTAGTAGTATACCTGAAGTTTATTCTTTATGTGTGTGGAAGCCGGAGCCGGATAACAAAAGGATGAGCAACCTACTGCTATTGGTCTGCACAGGTTGCTCACCCCAATTATAGTGGTTTTTCAATATTATTTTATTTGTTAATCATCAAAATCCTGGTTGTCTTCCCTGCGTTTTTGATTGCGCTGCTGTGTAGCAGGTTGTTTTTTCATCTATCGATAAATGGCTAAAAAACGATGCCAGGAAACGCTTCTGTTTATGCGCTTTGTGGCATAGGATAATTTTCCACACTGTGGAGGGGATATTTTATACATTAAAAAAAACCGGAAGCCATGCTTAGCGGCTCCCGGTTCCTGTAACCCGGCGTATTATCACCGGCGTTGTTCATAGGAGTATTGTGTACCGCTTTTAAGAGCGGGAACCGGCCAGATGGTCATCGATGGCTTGTCCCACGATGCGGCTTAATTCACTTTCTTTTTGTGTATCCATGTGAACCCATACTTTTTCACCCTGCATTTCACGTTGCTGAATTTTTATTTCAGGCAGTGCATCCCGTGGTTGATCGGAATGAGTGGTGAAGCGTATGTTGCTGACGGTATAGTAAGGGGAAGATTGATGAAGGGTTGCATCTCCTGTGAGTTCAATAGAGAAACTTTTCCCTTTGAACGGATACTTAAAGTTAATCCTAAATGATTGGTTCATAGCCATGCTTTTGGTTAATAATGCTGTTCTCTCGAAAAGACACTATTCAATGCCCGTGCCAATAGTGACGTGCGGTATGTAGGAAGGGCCACTTTATCATTGACTACCAGGAGGTTGGAGGGATGTTATTTTTGCAAGTTGTTAACAAGTTGACGATACGGGTTCCCGTAAAAAAGCCGGTTGGAGGGGGGCTATTTTTGAAGTGTCAAAAGAGGTGGGTGGCCATTTTTCTTGCCATTCAATGACATTATCAAAGAAATCGTCTCGCCTCATTAAAAAAATTTAAAGACTGGCCGGGACAAATGGCCTTTAAATCCGTTCC of Paraflavitalea devenefica contains these proteins:
- a CDS encoding RNA polymerase sigma factor, which translates into the protein MELETLLRKCQQNNRTAQQALYEQYAARLFLVCRRYVKTDELAEEMLMNGFLKFFRSLHQFTYVNERATFAWLKKIVINECLMELRSANSFLQVTMDEIPEIAGDDNMLDRLEAAEIIQLITELPVGYRTVFNLFVLEEMTHREIAALLGISEGTSKSQLSKARLVLQQLLIKNNAAYGTRKAR